In Stigmatopora argus isolate UIUO_Sarg chromosome 17, RoL_Sarg_1.0, whole genome shotgun sequence, the following are encoded in one genomic region:
- the LOC144091784 gene encoding tomoregulin-1-like: MARPVASFQLLLLPLLLFVLVVAQLLPLASTSTSTVECGPGKDQECPDASVKKSDLRVCDAGTCRFGGTCRENGADIKCVCQFHCPKKFVPVCGSNGDTYQNECFLRRAACKKQRAIGTVAEGACDRDGGSGSGDGGDEEGSGGVRGKKTSKCGNCKYGAECDEDSEDTLCMCNIVCSGHNDNPVCGNDGVTYETPCHVREASCLKQTKIDIRHVGRCQDKSRKDDGVKASGKTLAEGDGSAEGSAPCPPDRALFCIHGQCEMRDERPACRCSPSYGGPRCERPLDFNILYVVPSGQKLHYVLIAGVIGAVQIAIIVALVMCFTRRCNKAKPGRRQKQHHFPSGTSSRMM; this comes from the exons ATGGCCCGTCCGGTGGCCTCCTTCCAACTGCTTCTCCTTCCCCTACTCCTCTTCGTCCTGGTCGTCGCACAGCTGCTTCCCTTGgcctccacctccacctccaccGTCGAATGTGGACCGGGAAAGGACCAAGAGTGTCCAG ACGCGTCGGTGAAGAAGAGCGACCTCCGCGTCTGCGACGCGGGCACCTGCCGATTCGGCGGGACGTGCCGAGAGAACGGCGCCGACATCAAATGCGTGTGTCAGTTCCAC tGCCCCAAGAAGTTTGTCCCCGTGTGCGGCTCCAACGGCGACACCTACCAGAATGAGTGCTTCCTGCGGCGAGCGGCGTGCAAAAAGCAGCGGGCCATCGGCACGGTGGCGGAGGGCGCCTGCGACCGCG ATGGAGGCTCGGGATCTGGAGATGGAGGAG ACGAGGAAGGTTCGGGTGGCGTCCGCGGGAAAAAGACCTCCAAATGCGGAAACTGCAAGTACGGCGCCGAGTGCGACGAAGACTCCGAGGACACGCT CTGCATGTGCAACATCGTGTGCAGCGGCCACAACGACAACCCCGTGTGCGGCAACGACGGCGTGACCTACGAGACGCCGTGCCACGTGCGCGAGGCCTCCTGTCTCAAGCAGACCAAGATAGACATTCGCCACGTGGGCCGTTGCCAGG ACAAAAGCAGGAAGGACGACGGCGTCAAGGCCTCGGGAAAGACGTTGGCCGAGGGGGACGGCTCGGCTGAGGGCTCCGCCCCCTGCCCGCCCGACCGCGCCCTATTTTGCATCCACGGCCAGTGCGAGATGAGGGACGAGCGGCCCGCCTGCAG GTGCTCGCCGTCGTACGGCGGTCCCCGGTGCGAGCGTCCGCTGGACTTCAACATCCTCTACGTGGTCCCCAGCGGCCAGAAGCTGCATTACGTCCTGATCGCCGGCGTCATCGGCGCCGTGCAGATTGCCATCATCGTGGCGCTCGTCATGTGCTTCACCAG GAGGTGTAACAAGGCCAAACCAGGGCGGCGACAGAAGCAACACCACTTCCCGTCCGGAACGTCGTCCAGGATGATGTAG
- the LOC144091774 gene encoding melanoma receptor tyrosine-protein kinase-like isoform X2, which produces MFGDGEGDGEDGSVSATSATSATPSSYRPFWTFLALFSLLDPGSCTPTPSDRKVCQGMSNQLTFLGTPENHYDNMLRMYANCSVVLGNLEVTYAEEHHDLSFLHSIQEVGGYVLVAINDARTVALPKLRLIRGQNLYEGKYALLVVANYNRSKPPAVPNITGGLSQLLLSNLTEILRGGVKISHNPFLCNMDSIQWGDIVDQSSNPSMLLKMEPSAHTCSPCHPTCVNGSCWAPGPQHCQKLTKLSCAEQCSRRCRGPKPADCCNEHCAAGCDGPRATDCLACRLFNDDGTCKDACPPEKLYDLKTHQVVNNPKAKFTYGATCVKACPHNYVVTGGSCVRTCGVGMFEVDDDAGVQRCRTCEGPCPKSCDGIGVGDLVNTIAVNASNIESFRNCTKINGDIFLIQTSFSGDAHDKIPPMDPAKLEYFRTVKEITGFLLIQAWPETMSSLSVFENLEIIRGRTTRAQHSLAVVRAYNLRWLGLRSLKEVSAGKVTLKDNPKLCYTRSDQWTRLFRSKDQSVALKNVSSPQSCQEQNHTCDPQCSPNGCWGPGPAMCVSCRHFERKGSCVASCNLLRGEPREVAPNGGSCVECHPECLVADGTPTCHGEGPDRCSRCAHVQDGPHCVPRCPHGVMGDGDAIIWKYADDRDRCQSCHRNCTEGCTGPGLSGCAGAAGDSTLVVGVVSGLLLAVILSLVVSLSLRRCYIKRRRTVRRLLQERELVEPLTPSGEAPNQALLRMLKETELKKIRVLGSGAFGTVFKGLWIPEGEDVKIPVAIKVLREATSPKANKEILDEAYVMASVEHPHVCRLLGICLTSSVQLVTQLMAYGCLLDYVRQHREDVGAQWLLNWCVQIAKGMSYLEERHLVHRDLAARNVLVKTPNHVKITDFGLAKLLTADEKEYHADGGKVPIKWMALESIIQWTYTHKSDVWSYGVTAWELMTFGSKPYDGIPAGEVASLLERGERLPQPPVCTIDVYMLMVKCWMIDASSRPSFRELIVEFSRMARDPGRYLVLQCDPPSPSDGRFFSRLLSSDDPDYTVDAEEYLLPYKGVARPCGATAHPVRANSVAMRYISDPTGTAADKDHLEGHEYVNQAEGGAGSCRSDLRNPNYEDFHPFWDPASPSCPRDNGKVGPRIQEGPEYLNTAQNSLPRMASLDNPDYQADFVPRAAPTNSLLAAENHEYLGLTAELQTTAC; this is translated from the exons ATGTTTGGCGATGGCGAAGGCGATGGCGAAGACGGTTCGGTATCGGCGACATCGGCGACATCGGCGACCCCGAGCTCTTATCGTCCCTTCTGGACTTTTCTGGCACTTTTCTCCTTGTTGGACCCCGGCTCGTGCACGCCGACGCCGAGCGACAGGAAAG TGTGCCAGGGCATGAGCAACCAGCTGACTTTCCTGGGAACGCCGGAGAATCACTACGACAACATGTTGCGCATGTACGCCAACTGCTCGGTGGTTCTGGGCAACTTGGAGGTGACGTACGCGGAGGAGCACCACGACCTGTCCTTCCTGCAC TCCATCCAGGAAGTGGGCGGCTACGTGCTGGTGGCCATCAACGATGCCCGGACCGTGGCCCTGCCCAAGCTGAGGCTGATCCGAGGTCAGAACCTCTACGAGGGCAAATACGCGCTGCTGGTCGTGGCCAACTACAACCGGAGCAAGCCGCCCGCCGTGCCCAATATAACGGGTGGGCTGTCCCAGCTGCTGCTCAGCAACTTGACCG AAATCCTCCGAGGAGGCGTGAAGATAAGCCACAATCCCTTTCTGTGCAACATGGACTCCATCCAGTGGGGGGACATCGTGGACCAGAGCAGCAATCCCAGCATGCTTCTGAAAATGGAGCCATCGGCACACACAT GCTCGCCTTGCCACCCCACTTGCGTCAACGGCTCTTGCTGGGCGCCCGGACCCCAACACTGCCAAAAAC TCACCAAGCTCTCGTGCGCCGAACAGTGCAGCCGAAGGTGTCGCGGCCCCAAACCCGCCGACTGCTGCAACGAGCACTGCGCGGCGGGTTGcgacggcccgcgggccaccgACTGCCTG GCGTGCCGGCTGTTTAACGACGACGGCACCTGCAAAGACGCCTGTCCTCCCGAGAAGCTCTACGACCTCAAGACGCATCAAGTGGTCAACAACCCCAAGGCCAAGTTCACCTACGGCGCCACCTGCGTCAAGGCCTGCCCGC ACAACTACGTGGTGACCGGGGGCTCGTGCGTGCGGACCTGCGGCGTCGGCATGTTCGAGGTGGACGACGACGCCGGCGTCCAGCGATGCCGGACCTGCGAGGGTCCCTGCCCCAAAT CGTGCGACGGCATCGGCGTGGGCGACCTGGTCAACACCATCGCCGTCAACGCCTCCAACATCGAGTCCTTCCGAAACTGCACCAAGATCAACGGCGACATCTTCCTCATCCAGACTTCCTTCAGCGG AGACGCCCACGACAAGATCCCGCCCATGGACCCGGCCAAGCTGGAGTACTTCCGAACCGTCAAGGAAATCACAG GTTTCCTGCTGATCCAGGCCTGGCCCGAGACCATGAGCTCTCTGTCCGTCTTTGAGAACCTGGAGATCATCCGCGGGAGAACCACGCGAGC ACAGCACAGCCTGGCCGTGGTGAGGGCGTACAACCTCCGCTGGCTGGGCCTGCGCTCCCTGAAGGAGGTCAGTGCGGGAAAGGTCACGCTGAAAGACAACCCCAAGCTCTGCTACACGCGCAGCGACCAGTGGACCCGCCTCTTCCGGTCCAAGGACCAAAGCGTGGCCCTCAAAAACGTGTCGTCGCCCCAAAGTTGCC AAGAACAAAACCATACGTGCGACCCTCAGTGTTCCCCAAATGGCTGCTGGGGGCCCGGGCCCGCCATGTGCGTCTCCTGCCGCCATTTTGAGCGAAAGGGGAGCTGCGTGGCCTCGTGCAACCTGCTGCGAGG GGAACCCCGCGAGGTGGCGCCGAACGGCGGCAGCTGCGTGGAATGTCATCCCGAGTGTCTGGTCGCCGACGGGACGCCGACCTGCCACGGAGAG GGTCCCGACCGATGTTCCCGCTGCGCCCACGTCCAAGACGGCCCCCACTGCGTGCCGCGCTGCCCTCACGGCGTGATGGGCGACGGCGACGCCATCATCTGGAAATACGCCGACGACCGAGACCGCTGCCAGTCCTGCCACCGCAACTGCACGGAGGG GTGCACGGGACCGGGATTGTCGGGATGCGCCGG AGCGGCGGGGGATTCCACCCTGGTGGTGGGCGTGGTCAGCGGTCTCCTGCTCGCCGTCATCCTGTCGTTGGTGGTCTCGCTCTCGCTCAGGCGGTGCTACATCAAGAGGCGGAGGACCGTGCGCCGCCTCCTGCAGGAGAGGGAG CTGGTGGAGCCGCTGACCCCCAGCGGCGAGGCGCCCAACCAGGCTCTGCTGAGGATGCTGAAGGAGACGGAGCTGAAAAAGATCCGGGTTCTGGGCTCCGGAGCTTTCGGGACCGTCTTCAAA GGTTTGTGGATCCCCGAAGGTGAGGACGTGAAGATCCCGGTGGCCATCAAGGTTCTCCGAGAAGCAACGTCGCCCAAAGCCAACAAGGAAATCCTGGAC GAGGCCTACGTGATGGCGAGCGTGGAGCACCCCCACGTGTGCCGCCTGCTGGGAATCTGCCTGACGTCGTCGGTGCAGCTGGTGACGCAGCTGATGGCGTACGGCTGCTTGCTGGACTACGTGCGCCAGCATCGAGAAGACGTGGGCGCTCAGTGGTTGCTCAACTGGTGCGTCCAGATCGCCAAG GGGATGAGCTACCTGGAAGAGCGCCACCTGGTACATCGAGATCTGGCGGCCAGAAACGTGCTGGTGAAAACGCCCAATCACGTCAAGATCACCGACTTCGGCCTGGCCAAGCTCCTGACGGCCGACGAGAAAGAATACCACGCGGACGGGGGCAAG GTTCCCATCAAGTGGATGGCCTTGGAGTCCATCATTCAGTGGACGTACACGCACAAGAGCGATGTTTGGAGTTACG GGGTGACCGCCTGGGAGCTGATGACGTTCGGGTCCAAGCCGTACGACGGCATCCCGGCCGGGGAGGTGGCGTCGCTTCTGGAGCGCGGCGAGCGCCTGCCGCAACCGCCCGTCTGCACCATCGACGTCTACATGCTCATGGTcaagt GTTGGATGATCGACGCGTCCAGTCGCCCCAGCTTCCGGGAGCTTATCGTGGAGTTTTCCAGGATGGCACGTGACCCCGGCCGCTACCTGGTCCTTCAG TGCGACCCGCCCAGCCCGTCCGACGGCAGGTTCTTCTCCCGCCTGCTCAGCTCGGACGATCCCGACTATACGGTGGACGCCGAAGAGTACCTGCTCCCCTACAAAGGCGTGGCCCGCCCATGCGGCGCAACG GCTCATCCCGTACGGGCCAACAGCGTAGCCATGCGCTATATCAGCGACCCCACCGGAACCGCCGCGGACAAAGACCACCTGGAAGGGCACG AGTACGTGAACCAGGCCGAAGGCGGCGCCGGTAGCTGCCGATCGGACTTGCGCAACCCCAACTACGAAGACTTCCATCCGTTCTGGGACCCGGCCTCGCCATCTTGCCCACGGGACAATGGAAAAGTGGGCCCCCGCATCCAAGAGGGCCCCGAATACTTAAACACGGCGCAGAACTCGCTGCCCCGCATGGCCAGCCTGGACAACCCGGACTACCAGGCCGACTTCGTGCCGAGGGCGGCACCCACGAACTCCCTGTTAGCTGCTGAGAACCACGAGTATTTGGGCCTGACCGCGGAGCTGCAGACAACTGCCTGCTAG
- the LOC144091786 gene encoding caveolae-associated protein 4a-like — translation MTDGSDAAGVTALLERVASLMESVQATQQRMEERQLGLENAAEAIRGAVLKLAAEQGAAAVGLEKLLEKTRKVGRHLKDVRVRLENQNLRVKKVEATQGDLLAKNKFRVVIYQGDREVREATPAEEAEPRGAGAHQEPSAGAAPPSDSDDEEYMVVEEADVAAARQKKTGLTRMESLKAAFSRENLSKTRESLGTKVNRLGQRMVPDERRQKIKETLAKGVLKKERTVAEGQEGGAPVPPPKGRRRPSDRESDVPVYDMRQLS, via the exons ATGACGGACGGCTCGGACGCGGCGGGCGTGACGGCCCTGCTGGAGCGCGTGGCCTCCCTGATGGAGAGCGTGCAGGCCACGCAGCAGCGCATGGAGGAGCGGCAGCTGGGCCTGGAGAACGCCGCCGAGGCCATCCGCGGCGCCGTGCTCAAGCTGGCGGCCGAGCAAGGGGCCGCCGCCGTCGGCTTGGAAAAGCTCCTGGAGAAGACGCGGAAGGTCGGCCGACACCTCAAGGACGTGCGCGTGCGCCTGGAGAACCAGAACCTGCGCGTCAAGAAGGTGGAGGCCACGCAGGGGGATCTCCTGGCAAAGAATAAGTTCCGGGTGGTCATCTACCAG GGCGACCGGGAAGTGCGAGAGGCCACGCCGGCCGAGGAGGCGGAGCCCAGGGGTGCCGGCGCCCACCAGGAACCCTCCGCGGGGGCGGCGCCCCCGTCGGACTCGGACGACGAGGAGTACATGGTGGTGGAGGAGGCCGACGTGGCGGCGGCCCGTCAGAAGAAGACGGGCCTGACCCGCATGGAGAGCCTGAAGGCGGCCTTCTCGCGGGAGAACCTGAGCAAGACCCGGGAAAGCCTGGGCACTAAAGTCAACAGACTGGGCCAGCGCATGGTGCCGGACGAGCGGCGCCAGAAGATCAAGGAGACCCTGGCCAAGGGCGTGCTGAAGAAGGAGAGGACGGTGGCCGAGGGCCAGGAGGGGGGCGCGCCCGTGCCGCCCCCCaaaggccgccgccgcccctcTGACCGGGAGAGCGACGTGCCCGTCTACGACATGAGGCAGCTCTCGTAG
- the LOC144091774 gene encoding melanoma receptor tyrosine-protein kinase-like isoform X1 — protein sequence MFGDGEGDGEDGSVSATSATSATPSSYRPFWTFLALFSLLDPGSCTPTPSDRKVCQGMSNQLTFLGTPENHYDNMLRMYANCSVVLGNLEVTYAEEHHDLSFLHSIQEVGGYVLVAINDARTVALPKLRLIRGQNLYEGKYALLVVANYNRSKPPAVPNITGGLSQLLLSNLTEILRGGVKISHNPFLCNMDSIQWGDIVDQSSNPSMLLKMEPSAHTCSPCHPTCVNGSCWAPGPQHCQKLTKLSCAEQCSRRCRGPKPADCCNEHCAAGCDGPRATDCLACRLFNDDGTCKDACPPEKLYDLKTHQVVNNPKAKFTYGATCVKACPHNYVVTGGSCVRTCGVGMFEVDDDAGVQRCRTCEGPCPKCTYVGAARSGGAPAVTRATRPASSVLLSRPACDGIGVGDLVNTIAVNASNIESFRNCTKINGDIFLIQTSFSGDAHDKIPPMDPAKLEYFRTVKEITGFLLIQAWPETMSSLSVFENLEIIRGRTTRAQHSLAVVRAYNLRWLGLRSLKEVSAGKVTLKDNPKLCYTRSDQWTRLFRSKDQSVALKNVSSPQSCQEQNHTCDPQCSPNGCWGPGPAMCVSCRHFERKGSCVASCNLLRGEPREVAPNGGSCVECHPECLVADGTPTCHGEGPDRCSRCAHVQDGPHCVPRCPHGVMGDGDAIIWKYADDRDRCQSCHRNCTEGCTGPGLSGCAGAAGDSTLVVGVVSGLLLAVILSLVVSLSLRRCYIKRRRTVRRLLQERELVEPLTPSGEAPNQALLRMLKETELKKIRVLGSGAFGTVFKGLWIPEGEDVKIPVAIKVLREATSPKANKEILDEAYVMASVEHPHVCRLLGICLTSSVQLVTQLMAYGCLLDYVRQHREDVGAQWLLNWCVQIAKGMSYLEERHLVHRDLAARNVLVKTPNHVKITDFGLAKLLTADEKEYHADGGKVPIKWMALESIIQWTYTHKSDVWSYGVTAWELMTFGSKPYDGIPAGEVASLLERGERLPQPPVCTIDVYMLMVKCWMIDASSRPSFRELIVEFSRMARDPGRYLVLQCDPPSPSDGRFFSRLLSSDDPDYTVDAEEYLLPYKGVARPCGATAHPVRANSVAMRYISDPTGTAADKDHLEGHEYVNQAEGGAGSCRSDLRNPNYEDFHPFWDPASPSCPRDNGKVGPRIQEGPEYLNTAQNSLPRMASLDNPDYQADFVPRAAPTNSLLAAENHEYLGLTAELQTTAC from the exons ATGTTTGGCGATGGCGAAGGCGATGGCGAAGACGGTTCGGTATCGGCGACATCGGCGACATCGGCGACCCCGAGCTCTTATCGTCCCTTCTGGACTTTTCTGGCACTTTTCTCCTTGTTGGACCCCGGCTCGTGCACGCCGACGCCGAGCGACAGGAAAG TGTGCCAGGGCATGAGCAACCAGCTGACTTTCCTGGGAACGCCGGAGAATCACTACGACAACATGTTGCGCATGTACGCCAACTGCTCGGTGGTTCTGGGCAACTTGGAGGTGACGTACGCGGAGGAGCACCACGACCTGTCCTTCCTGCAC TCCATCCAGGAAGTGGGCGGCTACGTGCTGGTGGCCATCAACGATGCCCGGACCGTGGCCCTGCCCAAGCTGAGGCTGATCCGAGGTCAGAACCTCTACGAGGGCAAATACGCGCTGCTGGTCGTGGCCAACTACAACCGGAGCAAGCCGCCCGCCGTGCCCAATATAACGGGTGGGCTGTCCCAGCTGCTGCTCAGCAACTTGACCG AAATCCTCCGAGGAGGCGTGAAGATAAGCCACAATCCCTTTCTGTGCAACATGGACTCCATCCAGTGGGGGGACATCGTGGACCAGAGCAGCAATCCCAGCATGCTTCTGAAAATGGAGCCATCGGCACACACAT GCTCGCCTTGCCACCCCACTTGCGTCAACGGCTCTTGCTGGGCGCCCGGACCCCAACACTGCCAAAAAC TCACCAAGCTCTCGTGCGCCGAACAGTGCAGCCGAAGGTGTCGCGGCCCCAAACCCGCCGACTGCTGCAACGAGCACTGCGCGGCGGGTTGcgacggcccgcgggccaccgACTGCCTG GCGTGCCGGCTGTTTAACGACGACGGCACCTGCAAAGACGCCTGTCCTCCCGAGAAGCTCTACGACCTCAAGACGCATCAAGTGGTCAACAACCCCAAGGCCAAGTTCACCTACGGCGCCACCTGCGTCAAGGCCTGCCCGC ACAACTACGTGGTGACCGGGGGCTCGTGCGTGCGGACCTGCGGCGTCGGCATGTTCGAGGTGGACGACGACGCCGGCGTCCAGCGATGCCGGACCTGCGAGGGTCCCTGCCCCAAATGTACGTACGTAGGCGCGGCGAGAAGCGGCGGAGCGCCGGCGGTTACCCGGGCAACCCGGCCAGCCTCGTCTGTGCTCCTCTCCCGACCAGCGTGCGACGGCATCGGCGTGGGCGACCTGGTCAACACCATCGCCGTCAACGCCTCCAACATCGAGTCCTTCCGAAACTGCACCAAGATCAACGGCGACATCTTCCTCATCCAGACTTCCTTCAGCGG AGACGCCCACGACAAGATCCCGCCCATGGACCCGGCCAAGCTGGAGTACTTCCGAACCGTCAAGGAAATCACAG GTTTCCTGCTGATCCAGGCCTGGCCCGAGACCATGAGCTCTCTGTCCGTCTTTGAGAACCTGGAGATCATCCGCGGGAGAACCACGCGAGC ACAGCACAGCCTGGCCGTGGTGAGGGCGTACAACCTCCGCTGGCTGGGCCTGCGCTCCCTGAAGGAGGTCAGTGCGGGAAAGGTCACGCTGAAAGACAACCCCAAGCTCTGCTACACGCGCAGCGACCAGTGGACCCGCCTCTTCCGGTCCAAGGACCAAAGCGTGGCCCTCAAAAACGTGTCGTCGCCCCAAAGTTGCC AAGAACAAAACCATACGTGCGACCCTCAGTGTTCCCCAAATGGCTGCTGGGGGCCCGGGCCCGCCATGTGCGTCTCCTGCCGCCATTTTGAGCGAAAGGGGAGCTGCGTGGCCTCGTGCAACCTGCTGCGAGG GGAACCCCGCGAGGTGGCGCCGAACGGCGGCAGCTGCGTGGAATGTCATCCCGAGTGTCTGGTCGCCGACGGGACGCCGACCTGCCACGGAGAG GGTCCCGACCGATGTTCCCGCTGCGCCCACGTCCAAGACGGCCCCCACTGCGTGCCGCGCTGCCCTCACGGCGTGATGGGCGACGGCGACGCCATCATCTGGAAATACGCCGACGACCGAGACCGCTGCCAGTCCTGCCACCGCAACTGCACGGAGGG GTGCACGGGACCGGGATTGTCGGGATGCGCCGG AGCGGCGGGGGATTCCACCCTGGTGGTGGGCGTGGTCAGCGGTCTCCTGCTCGCCGTCATCCTGTCGTTGGTGGTCTCGCTCTCGCTCAGGCGGTGCTACATCAAGAGGCGGAGGACCGTGCGCCGCCTCCTGCAGGAGAGGGAG CTGGTGGAGCCGCTGACCCCCAGCGGCGAGGCGCCCAACCAGGCTCTGCTGAGGATGCTGAAGGAGACGGAGCTGAAAAAGATCCGGGTTCTGGGCTCCGGAGCTTTCGGGACCGTCTTCAAA GGTTTGTGGATCCCCGAAGGTGAGGACGTGAAGATCCCGGTGGCCATCAAGGTTCTCCGAGAAGCAACGTCGCCCAAAGCCAACAAGGAAATCCTGGAC GAGGCCTACGTGATGGCGAGCGTGGAGCACCCCCACGTGTGCCGCCTGCTGGGAATCTGCCTGACGTCGTCGGTGCAGCTGGTGACGCAGCTGATGGCGTACGGCTGCTTGCTGGACTACGTGCGCCAGCATCGAGAAGACGTGGGCGCTCAGTGGTTGCTCAACTGGTGCGTCCAGATCGCCAAG GGGATGAGCTACCTGGAAGAGCGCCACCTGGTACATCGAGATCTGGCGGCCAGAAACGTGCTGGTGAAAACGCCCAATCACGTCAAGATCACCGACTTCGGCCTGGCCAAGCTCCTGACGGCCGACGAGAAAGAATACCACGCGGACGGGGGCAAG GTTCCCATCAAGTGGATGGCCTTGGAGTCCATCATTCAGTGGACGTACACGCACAAGAGCGATGTTTGGAGTTACG GGGTGACCGCCTGGGAGCTGATGACGTTCGGGTCCAAGCCGTACGACGGCATCCCGGCCGGGGAGGTGGCGTCGCTTCTGGAGCGCGGCGAGCGCCTGCCGCAACCGCCCGTCTGCACCATCGACGTCTACATGCTCATGGTcaagt GTTGGATGATCGACGCGTCCAGTCGCCCCAGCTTCCGGGAGCTTATCGTGGAGTTTTCCAGGATGGCACGTGACCCCGGCCGCTACCTGGTCCTTCAG TGCGACCCGCCCAGCCCGTCCGACGGCAGGTTCTTCTCCCGCCTGCTCAGCTCGGACGATCCCGACTATACGGTGGACGCCGAAGAGTACCTGCTCCCCTACAAAGGCGTGGCCCGCCCATGCGGCGCAACG GCTCATCCCGTACGGGCCAACAGCGTAGCCATGCGCTATATCAGCGACCCCACCGGAACCGCCGCGGACAAAGACCACCTGGAAGGGCACG AGTACGTGAACCAGGCCGAAGGCGGCGCCGGTAGCTGCCGATCGGACTTGCGCAACCCCAACTACGAAGACTTCCATCCGTTCTGGGACCCGGCCTCGCCATCTTGCCCACGGGACAATGGAAAAGTGGGCCCCCGCATCCAAGAGGGCCCCGAATACTTAAACACGGCGCAGAACTCGCTGCCCCGCATGGCCAGCCTGGACAACCCGGACTACCAGGCCGACTTCGTGCCGAGGGCGGCACCCACGAACTCCCTGTTAGCTGCTGAGAACCACGAGTATTTGGGCCTGACCGCGGAGCTGCAGACAACTGCCTGCTAG